The following coding sequences are from one Enterococcus sp. 4G2_DIV0659 window:
- a CDS encoding ADP-ribosyltransferase, with the protein MNKRKYGEIDCDNFDKNVFRSFTTPEESDQWGNEIYGEWSKQYRSAVQSLSSLESGISYSINKDPLAYYCGYYYKKINKYLRNLSLDFGENLDLDEVKSASDILQFLLSFTPRLPENIIVYKIVSDDFINLLIEHNKSNPEEPFSEKGLLSTSLLIEGCTNGQTNDCGLENNLLKIFVPKGIHGIYIRSIEGLKRREYEFLMRPTLFLRPIAFPYWDDKRVNRIYEYELISLDTFDI; encoded by the coding sequence ATGAATAAACGAAAATATGGAGAAATCGATTGCGATAACTTTGATAAGAATGTATTTCGATCATTTACTACTCCTGAAGAATCTGATCAATGGGGAAATGAAATTTATGGCGAATGGTCAAAACAATATAGATCAGCAGTTCAGTCATTGTCAAGTCTTGAATCAGGAATATCATATTCAATAAATAAAGATCCGCTTGCATACTATTGTGGCTATTACTACAAAAAAATCAATAAATATTTAAGAAATCTTTCTTTGGACTTTGGAGAAAATCTGGATTTGGATGAAGTAAAATCAGCTTCAGACATATTACAATTTTTGCTTTCTTTTACCCCAAGGTTACCAGAAAATATAATTGTATATAAGATTGTTTCAGATGATTTTATCAATCTTCTGATAGAACATAATAAGTCAAATCCAGAAGAACCTTTTTCTGAAAAAGGTTTATTGAGTACCAGTTTGTTAATAGAAGGATGTACAAATGGTCAAACTAACGATTGTGGCTTAGAAAATAATCTTTTAAAAATTTTTGTTCCAAAAGGAATTCATGGTATTTATATACGATCTATAGAAGGGTTAAAAAGAAGGGAGTATGAATTTTTGATGCGACCAACTTTATTTTTAAGACCCATTGCTTTTCCATATTGGGATGATAAAAGGGTTAATAGAATATATGAATATGAATTAATTAGTCTTGATACTTTTGATATCTGA